One window of Felis catus isolate Fca126 chromosome D4, F.catus_Fca126_mat1.0, whole genome shotgun sequence genomic DNA carries:
- the LOC123381660 gene encoding uncharacterized protein LOC123381660 — MKGSDAWWVGQAHTRSRLVGMDMVCWGGPLVPDVHPEPCRWNHCVPGSRLCTLRSVSNLGATGGEGGRTLRMATHGCDVSGTAAGHCLYRNQLKIGKRLAESRYTCPTELCVCPVAQEGHPGPRERVAAGRSWEAEPGDDLGRPPSLPWPLHRVLVHRSWDEDLEPPEPEPEESGAGAEAGVAPEPDPRASGSSASLQAGVESGATPAGAGEPAGDLGPVLGQRAPEQSQLVPASAPDTVPATTLFPVWIRATNQGLKGLPGVFIVLLIVAPVPVPDPSTRMTLPLLPYPFSPLLFRWYIICSWFV; from the exons atgaaggggtcagatgcctggtgggtgggtcaGGCTCACACTCGGTCAAGGCTGGTTGGGATGGACAtggtgtgctggggtggccctcttgtCCCTGATGTTCATCCGGAGCCCTGTAGGTGGAATCACTGTGTCCCAGGCTCACGTCtatgcacactcaggtctgtgtccaatctgggagccacaggtggagaaggtggaaggacactgaggatggccaCGCATGGCTGTGATGTCTCTGGGACGGccgcgggtcactgtctttacagaaatcaactgaAAATCGGGAAACGTCTGGCCGAATCCCGATACACctgccctacagagttgtgcgtgtgccccgtcgcccaggagggccaccctggaccgaGGGAGAGAGTGGCTGCAGGGAGGTCTTGGGAAGCAGAGCCTGGAGATgacctgggaaggcctccttcactgCCCTGGCCCCttcacagggtcctggttcaccggtcctgggatgaggacctggagcccccggagccagagcccgagg agtccggggcaggagcagaagccggtgtggctccagagcccgacccacgGGCATCCGGGTCCTCGGCGTCTCTGCAGGCAGGAGTGGAGTCtggagcgactcctgcaggggccggagagccagcaggtgacctgggacctgtgctgggacagcgggcacctgagcagagtcagctggttcctgcttctgctcccgacACTGTTCCTGCCACAACCCTCTTTCCCGTATGGATTCGGGCCACAAATCAAGGGCTCAAAGGCCTTCCAGGGGTGTTTATTGTATTGCTAATTGTTGCTCCAGTCCCAGTCCCTGACCCCTCCACCAGAatgactcttcctcttctcccttatcctttctctcctctaCTTTTTAGGTGGTACATTATTTGTTCATGGTTTGTTTAA